ACCAACACCATTTATTACCGGTTGAAATACAGTAAGTGTTTCAAAACGCGACACCATGAAATCAAGAATTAAACCACCACAACTGCTGATAAGCATTGCTACCATTACTGGTGTCCAGCCGGAATAGAGCACATCATTGGTGTATTTATTACGTTTAGctatccatacccagagtggTGTTACGAGAATGTAACAGGCAATTACCAATGGTGCTAACCAGTCTTGTTTATCAATTGATTCGTATAGAATTGTTGAAATCCATGATAATAATGCTAATGATGTTATGTCGCCGAGACTTGCAGCTATTGGTGTTGCTACGTTGTCAGGATTAATATGACAGTGACGAGAAAATACAATTACACCGGCAGTTATTAACCCAAGGACAAAGGATGCTAAAGATGCGGTTACTAAACTGCTGGCACATAAAAGATATGTATGATCTAATGATACTGTTCCATTCTTAAGTGCTCCCATTAGTATTGCTACTACTGATCCTAAAAAACCGACCACTATTGCTTGacactgaaaaatataattattaatttttttttttcaatttaaataaaccacattttgttttaataaattttaataaattatatatagttataaattatttattaggaaaaaataactcattcattattaaaaactttatatttattttttttaattttttacgttaaaaaaaatttattttaatttaattttcaataaatgtcGGAATTTTGgctcttaaaaattatttctgaatatttttagaattatctcgagtttaaattcaaataatagatTAAacctcttaaaaaattaatagattatatttaaacttaagacaaaaagaataaaattctaaTATCTAAAGAACATTTTATTGGTACTGAAAATTGTCAAAAAGTtagaagttaataaataaaaattattggcagctttaaaaaaatcatagagGGCATTACATAGAAGCGAGAAGAcgagataaattaaatttttagtacagctgtagaaaaatttttgggaacCAACCACCTAGAGGATTTATGTCTTGCAGATCccctacattttttttcagctgcTAAGAGTTTTTATTCATAGACTTTAAGcttctagaaaattttcaatagcaATAAAATGCgctttatataatttaattcttttgtcCTAAGTCGAAATAAGTTCTGTTTACATTTTAAGGTCACACTAGTCCTATTTACATTTTCGTTACGCcgataatattttgaatgtaaattttaatgatcatTTAAGTCTCTATAGGTCCAATCTAAATTTTCGGCGTCAACTAGGTTAAATatacgatttaaattttgactcgggatgtTAGAGTATGTAGGTATGAatgtaaacaaaattttcttctctAAACGAGTTTCTCAATTTGGATAGATGATAACATGTGTTAgttttttcagaaaataaataattatagacAATAGCAAATTGaaacaaatgatttattaataattttttattcttgattgataattttcatattttattcgCGTACGAGCCATCAGTAAAGTTATTTCTTGCAAagcccaaaatatttttcaaaagctgctgaaaatttttatttctcatctTCTGGTTgctagatatatttttttggcaATGAAATGTTTCTGGTAtagtttcattttttcattgcAAGTTTTAAAAGGTTTTGTCTACGATTACGCAAGTCTTATTGACGTTCTCGTACGTCAACTACGTCTAAAATACGTTTTTATGGCTATTTACGTTTTTAAAggttgaatttacgttttcaTCGTATAGTACGTCCAatctacgatttaaatttcgactcgggcaaacataataaaaaaaaattatttttcgtttaaaaCTGACATACATTTTACGCGCAGAGAATTGTGTGAGCTTCAAtcttacttgaaaaatttttcacttctaATTAACGAAACTgctaaaaaaatgtatgttaaATAGTGAAATGGTATATAAAAAACACTATTACAAAAAAGGCATTCTAGCAAACAAAACTGATGCAATTTTATATCGATTCACTTTGATGGCATTCGTGTAAAaatcgaattaaattttaattcaattattattggtTGATCTATTTGTATAAACCTAATCATGACACgatctaaatttaaattatatattaaacttATTTGATGGTAAACCACGTAAATTGGAGCCTTATAGACTTAAATAATCTTTAAAAcctatattaaatttatgttaaaataatCGACGTATTAAAAGCGTAAATAAGACGTGCGTGAATCTAAAACGTAAATAGAATCTTTTTAGAGTGaaaacaaaagaataaaataatttcaagagCATACCAACCATGGTTATAAGAAATTACCTAGAAGAAGTCTATACATCTATCTAGTAAGGCCCAAAGAATTTATGAAAACCAACCATCTAAAGGATGCATGCCTAGAATTCCctctatatctatatttttttacaactgctaaaatttttgattaattgcCCTGagtaagaaaaatgatttaatccatgctaaatgtatatctatatattagtcgattcaaatcattttttttttaatcagggtgacTTCTAACTTCTGGACAATTTTTAGGAGCACTAAAATACTCtgagtatttttattcttttatcttAAGTTTAAATGAATATGATTTACGTTTTCGGTACGACAAGTTTGTTCAATATGCGATTCAAATTTCGATTAAAAATGCCTGAAATACGCAATAAATAACAAAGAAGCTTAGTAAATACAGCTATTGAAATtgtcgttaaataaaattaagttaagaaaatattcaaagaatCACTAGTAGGTTAATTTATATTCCTGTATTCTCTTgctttttactttatttgcCAAGAGCAAATAACTCGCGTTTCAGTTGGAgatgtttaaattttcaatagacATGTCTAAAACtagtcgataaaaaaaatttattttttatcatgattttttttattgagaaattaaatatgtacttaagtaaattaaattttaattttttattattttttttcttctttatcgaaattttttttttttagtttcctaaaatttatttaataaaaataacgtttatAATTGTTTTGTTTCAAGTCTCGTTGACAGATATccaattattgtttataaataactgcgttataaaagtaaacaatacagaaaattaaataaataaaatatactggGTTGcgagattaataaattattttagtaatttttttataatttctccGAAATCAGTGCaattgcttaaaaaaaaatgattaagaaccagtaggaaaaaaatcaaagtatagttttcaataaaaataaaatgtaactatttgaaaatatatgttCTGTGTAATTTATCGAGAAATTGACTCggatttgaattcaaaaaattttaaaaatacagtactgacattttttttttaaaaacttaaattagtttttgatAATAGTGAGTTTATTAAAGTCtttctatgaaatttcaagtattttaaaacTTATGATGCAAGAAAAaagggaatttttaattgcaattatggttttataaataacgatcactttcaaaattaatataatttaaaattaatggacttatggacagtaaaaataacaattatttaaatgaaataaaataaaataaattgtgattttaatttttatgacatttaTTACTTGggagttaaaaattatgtgaAACTTAAAGTAATTTGCTTTAAATTCCaaggataatttttaaaaatgtgtgAATATTAACCGGTACAGTAAGACTGAAAGATTGATTGTCTAGATTTTAATGAGATAGTCTtttgaaaaacattatttaattataaaaaacgttGGCAAACATAAACGTCGCAAGCCATGAATACATATTGCGGCGCCGGTGATAAGGATATTTTTAGAATCATTACGGAAATTTACATAAacgtgaattattattaagtaataaatgctgtaggaaaattttaaaatttaagtaaatgaatttataattgatagtaattacctgaattaaaactaaatttcCAACAATCATATACCATTGTTGTTTAGGTGCATCCATATGACCGAGATTAGCTTGAGTAGAAAGTCGCGAGGCAAGAGTCATTTCTAAATTTCCTTTTAATCCTAGCAATGCAGGTACCAGGATCATAAGTtcattaactttttcaaatacttcCCAATgctaaaaacaaataaatatacaaggtaataattaataaaaaattaaaataaattgatagaatTGATATTAAGTAGATATTTACTTGAACAAGATCGAGAACAAGACCAGCCCCAACCATACCGAGACCCGCAACGAGGAATGGAATGAAAACTTGAATTGTAATGGCAAGATAAGATTCAGTTGGTTCAGAATTATCATCACAAAATCTACTTTCAGCCACAACGTCCGGTAAACGTCCGCCTTCTGCATTTGATTCATctaaaattgttatttcatAACAATCATCACCTGCTGTCAATGGTATTGATACCGCAGTTGCGTTTGTCTCAGAGACGGTACGCGATCTTCCACCGGTTGGTGTCATCCTGTATGAATTTCTTTTACTTGATGGCAGAAGTGGCTCTTTACATGGTCcactattaaattaaaattttttatatttattagagaaattaaataatgtaaaaataaatgagcaaaaaattttgttttaatttttatttttattcattaatttttatgatccggaagttaacagacaattaacaattttcggagttttttttttaaattaattgcaaaaaaataaaaaataaaaatatgcatatgtagaaaattaaaaaaactattggtgcaattttttaaatattttttttttataatttatcgatttaaaattttttttgccaagattaaaaaattcaagttccaaaaattataattattattcagctactaatttaatgatttatcgaatgaatgttttaaaaataaattaacaccTATGAACacttgttaataattttaaaaattcactacacgtgtatgtataaatatatattttatagttaatataatttaaaattaaacaaacaaataactTCATACTCTTCAAATTTAACAGAATTACAAATTGGTTGCGCAGGTTGCTTATCAAAATATTGCCGTTGTAATTGTTGATGTACTTGACTCGACTCGAACATTTTACTAAGAGAGCTCACGATTCACGCATCTCAATTATATAGTAATTGTTAATTCGTAAAACATTGATAAGATACTCGATGACAATAACGATACAATTTTTAAGCCGTTATTATACATTTaggatttatattttataatataaatacaaacaGTACAATTAcgtaattgtaataattttttttctacacaactcctcttaattttaatgaattacgCGGAAGTTAAAAACCATAATATTACTTAcacaattatatatttatatttgttattacattgtttatatttattatttgcattatatataaaaatttattattgacattaaaaatatttactattcaaATCAAATAGCAAATGgagataaaaatagtaatgtgTATTACTGAggatagataaaaaaaaaataacaaaatcaatggatttaattttgataaatgtCAAGGTATTACTCAAGGATAAATTACATCTTATTGTCATTGCCAGTGTATAGAGTACAGAATATCGTGTTTAGTATTTAGTTGTCAGAGTAGACAAATGGATCTTACATTACTTTAGCCTACATAGCTGATATAAACTttacttattatatataactttgttACTAAAGTTTGTATGCACTCTAGTATGACAGGCTACTGACCATGCGGCGAGTCTCGACACGTGGTGTACAATTGCATGACCTTTCGCAATAATTTCACCGATCATGTCAGggatttaatatatttatcttgTCTATATACGTTATTTGTacctatatttatttacattagtcttatattattattattttgaattaaaaataaatttcccagTCTATTGTAATTgtgttcattttatttattttcataagttaaatttatttaattttaatataaacacTCAATcgatcaataaaaataaaatttacaattagaactaaaataaatagaataaatttttatattaaaattaaatttcaatataaaaatacttaattgttttgtaataaattaaatttaaaaaagctcaccttaatatcaaataattaatttaagtacttagtttaattatttataattttttatcaagtgagatcaatttaatttttttgaataacttttataattattttatttattaagtacTGAAACGTTGATTGacgttttgtaatttttaagcaTTGATATAATTTCCCCGTTGGCCTCTTGCGGGGCCGTTTCATGATACGGTTACATCGCGACTGACGGCAAATTGTTGGAAGCATCCACAAGTCATATAAAATGATGTCTATATATGTACGGGAGGAGTAATGTAAGTAATATAAATTCTATTGGGCAGGCGCACTCTTATCGATTCATTTTACTCATtgtcattttatatatatacacatatatatgacaCTATGACATGGCTAGTCTAATCCACGAATGACGTCACACATCCCTCAAAAGTTTatccctttttttattttattttatttgcaaaCGTCAAATGAAcgttaagtaaaataataacaattgatttataagataaatttttttttcattttttttcttttaataatcatttaaattatgtttaaaaaatataaaataaatttttaaaaataattaatgagattagtacaaataaaaatgaatgatcCTATAAATACTTGACCTTGTTACAAAAAACagtaatataaatttagtgGCTGTAAATACACTGTTTAATTAGtagagtaataattaattatcaagttcgattggataattttgaaaagctAACAAACGGTGGTTTATAACGCAAATTAGTGGCAGTTTTATGAGCTATAGGATTAAAAAAGATATCTTGGATAAGGTCGATTCAAGTTCACCTACATTTCTCTAttttattactgttattattttatgtacgATAAAGCTAAATTTACGTGTTATTCTATATAATTCCTTATTGAATTACGCAAACTGTCATACATTGAATAACGATGCTCTTAATACGACTCACGTTTcaattagaataaaaataatttatccttttcatgatttatttataaaattttttttatcattttaaatttatttaaaagttttacttCTAACTATTAAGtatcaattaaaatcaattttataaatttatacggaataataaaattctatgtactttttttaatggtaaagtcaataatttattttcaaatatatgtactgaaaaaatttgaaataattacgTAAGATCAGGGGAAGGGGGAGGggcccaaaattttataaaaatagtttgttttctaaaaattcaatatcacttttgtaaatataattgagcattactttgaattttttttgttaaactttttcaaaaatcaagtgTTAGTAGAAAAATCTTAATGATGACTTtgtttaatgataaaaactattaaaaattttttttttcccattttctgctatcaaataaaatcaaaatagtaaaaaataaatattttaaattatcaaaaaatgaaaatatttaatttaaagaaaaactaaatttattgttggttattaattaacaaaaacaaaaataataaatgatgagTCTGAGTAAAGCTTTTCTTTTATCACTAAATCGCGACGTGAATGTATTTACTACTTAGTAGTACAGTAGTATATGTATACAATGAGTGATGTGATATGATTTTCAATGCAGCTTAGTACAATCGCACTTGTCAGGCTTGTGTATATTGTGTATATCATAACAAAATGGCAAGTCAAATACAGATGTGACCAGTTGATATTAAAGTGTGATGtgtattatatgtatatataatataaagcTCTCATCTCTCGACTGCAGTGATACAGGCAATTTGTATTCTGGTAACTTCTGGACTAGGTCACAGCTATGGAGGCCCACTTTTCTGATTACTCGGTTTAGTTGACTATAACAACCGTTTACATTTTGCGCTCATCGTCAACGACCCGCGAATAATATATACACAcggtatatatagtatatagaTATTATTGTATCACTACAACCAAGAATTAATactatataaatgaatatatatttaaatgtattagTATAAAGTATAACGCGAATTGGAACGATCAAATCCGATATATACGATAGAAGGTTGTGGCCCTTATATTGTGACCTACAATTGTTTTGTCTTTGACCcgggaaaatttaataatctttCATTTAACAACGAGGGATTGGATATAGTTTAAGCTACTGTTTCTTGTAATCATCTACTTCTCCtcatttattcatatatgttACATTTGTAGGGGAAGGGCAGACAAAATGGGACCGCGACGGAAATAATGGGTTTTCGTAAATTCAAATACGCTGGAGCTTCTTATTTCGACTTCCATTTGAagaaattaaactaaatttccATTagctattgaaaattttttttttcacggcGAAAAAAACAACCACcccaaaaaaagtaaaaaaaaaatttttatttttatttaaaaaaaatgatcatagTAAAATTGTTTATGTATAATCTAAGTGAAAAAAGATATTTGCAATGCTGTACGTAAATAAAGatgccgaaaaaaaaaaaattattggagatACATAActtatatacaatttaaatataacgACAAAGACACCACATGTACTTTTTGTGGCTGACGACAAGTTGAGTCCGCTAAATCGTAGACTCAGCGCCAAAATTGTAACAAGTGGGCTTATGATACGGGTGCTAAAGCTCATGATGActatattgaatttatttgtgatTACTATATtctaatttgatttttagatTCAAAAGCTTAAGATTCCTTTTAATTcattctataaataataagttttaatgattagaaaatcatctgaaaaaataatggatttcaacttaaaaaaaattttgaaaaaaatttcggagcACTCAAAATTATGCAAAAATGAtgttaaaagttataaatgacAATGAAGACCAAGttcccatacaaaaaaaaaagaatcggcccattactgggtcgtgaatggctgccaattttcaAGCATCGGCCGAAGATCGGCTAAATATCGGATGATAACGGTATGCCAAGCATAGCAGTCGCAAGCATTGGCCAATCGTGGCAATCAATCATCggccaaagcttggtatcAAAAGCACTCGATCAAACTGTTGGGCAACGAACGGTGGTTAATTGTGCGCtgtttttataagcaaaaagcCAATGATTCACCATGCACGGACCAGTATAGTTAAccatttattggccaatcattgcaaaccaggcAACAGCCGATCgatgggaaaatttcgaagctcGGCGACTTTGTATAGGTTTCgaaaaagataatttttacaaaatttattgaggGAGGGGTCTGTTTTACCCACCCGGTCCCGTTTTACCAGCCCTTCCtctattatatacatatattacatttatatatacatatagtttTATACAAGAATGAATGGATCCTTTTTGAAAATACTGGGTGTTCAATATATTTggaaatatatt
This genomic interval from Microplitis mediator isolate UGA2020A chromosome 2, iyMicMedi2.1, whole genome shotgun sequence contains the following:
- the LOC130664133 gene encoding solute carrier family 41 member 1-like isoform X3, which gives rise to MTPTGGRSRTVSETNATAVSIPLTAGDDCYEITILDESNAEGGRLPDVVAESRFCDDNSEPTESYLAITIQVFIPFLVAGLGMVGAGLVLDLVQHWEVFEKVNELMILVPALLGLKGNLEMTLASRLSTQANLGHMDAPKQQWYMIVGNLVLIQCQAIVVGFLGSVVAILMGALKNGTVSLDHTYLLCASSLVTASLASFVLGLITAGVIVFSRHCHINPDNVATPIAASLGDITSLALLSWISTILYESIDKQDWLAPLVIACYILVTPLWVWIAKRNKYTNDVLYSGWTPVMVAMLISSCGGLILDFMVSRFETLTVFQPVINGVGGNLVAVQASRISTALHKQADLGTLLIPPGHTHPVIFITPIANFFGKGHHSRTTRVLMAMVIPGHIIFIYMIKYMKDGDTALTPLFVFVYLCAAMLQVAALLYIAYIMIHWMWKRKIDPDNSAIPYLTAMGDLLGISLLAIAFQFLYLVGDQDYDGAI
- the LOC130664133 gene encoding solute carrier family 41 member 1-like isoform X2 — encoded protein: MEKDVLNHYVHNRGRSQSLSGPCKEPLLPSSKRNSYRMTPTGGRSRTVSETNATAVSIPLTAGDDCYEITILDESNAEGGRLPDVVAESRFCDDNSEPTESYLAITIQVFIPFLVAGLGMVGAGLVLDLVQHWEVFEKVNELMILVPALLGLKGNLEMTLASRLSTQANLGHMDAPKQQWYMIVGNLVLIQCQAIVVGFLGSVVAILMGALKNGTVSLDHTYLLCASSLVTASLASFVLGLITAGVIVFSRHCHINPDNVATPIAASLGDITSLALLSWISTILYESIDKQDWLAPLVIACYILVTPLWVWIAKRNKYTNDVLYSGWTPVMVAMLISSCGGLILDFMVSRFETLTVFQPVINGVGGNLVAVQASRISTALHKQADLGTLLIPPGHTHPVIFITPIANFFGKGHHSRTTRVLMAMVIPGHIIFIYMIKYMKDGDTALTPLFVFVYLCAAMLQVAALLYIAYIMIHWMWKRKIDPDNSAIPYLTAMGDLLGISLLAIAFQFLYLVGDQDYDGAI
- the LOC130664133 gene encoding solute carrier family 41 member 1-like isoform X1 → MFESSQVHQQLQRQYFDKQPAQPICNSVKFEDGPCKEPLLPSSKRNSYRMTPTGGRSRTVSETNATAVSIPLTAGDDCYEITILDESNAEGGRLPDVVAESRFCDDNSEPTESYLAITIQVFIPFLVAGLGMVGAGLVLDLVQHWEVFEKVNELMILVPALLGLKGNLEMTLASRLSTQANLGHMDAPKQQWYMIVGNLVLIQCQAIVVGFLGSVVAILMGALKNGTVSLDHTYLLCASSLVTASLASFVLGLITAGVIVFSRHCHINPDNVATPIAASLGDITSLALLSWISTILYESIDKQDWLAPLVIACYILVTPLWVWIAKRNKYTNDVLYSGWTPVMVAMLISSCGGLILDFMVSRFETLTVFQPVINGVGGNLVAVQASRISTALHKQADLGTLLIPPGHTHPVIFITPIANFFGKGHHSRTTRVLMAMVIPGHIIFIYMIKYMKDGDTALTPLFVFVYLCAAMLQVAALLYIAYIMIHWMWKRKIDPDNSAIPYLTAMGDLLGISLLAIAFQFLYLVGDQDYDGAI